A section of the Parcubacteria group bacterium genome encodes:
- a CDS encoding peptidoglycan DD-metalloendopeptidase family protein gives MTLQHKYHRSIVPRTERSKWKRKIFFVVILVVVVILVVKKFHTAQNFDEKKISQESVQEIQQNPVVDPAKEENVEQCTIADGDIPADVFSTYGHYDANDTEALLKAATDVFDLTHLKIGQPLRFYFDKDGEKAVRMEYDCNTEKMIIAERDGDVFHVHEEQIQYTVTEETAKGVIDNFFYADALDAGLSESTVLEVGDIFSFSIDFTTEIREGDEFVFVYEKRKRNGVDAPDGRILGAKFINDGTTHYAYYFDNDGQGGYYDGDGHVLERQFLKAPLSYRHITSGFTGARMHPITRKVSAHYQVDYAAPTGTPVVASARGTVVSAGWEGGWGNIVRMVHDNGYTTHYGHLSAFAKGIKSGVHVDQGQVIGYVGSTGWSTGPHLDYGMKLNGSPINPLTLVQPKGAPLADDKMEAFNAMKEKYKDILQ, from the coding sequence ATGACACTTCAACATAAATATCATCGCAGTATAGTACCACGCACTGAGCGGAGCAAATGGAAACGCAAGATTTTCTTTGTTGTGATTTTGGTGGTCGTTGTGATTTTGGTGGTAAAAAAATTTCATACCGCACAAAATTTTGATGAGAAAAAAATATCGCAAGAATCTGTGCAGGAGATACAACAAAATCCTGTAGTAGATCCTGCAAAAGAAGAAAATGTCGAACAGTGTACGATCGCAGATGGAGATATCCCTGCGGATGTCTTTAGCACATACGGTCATTATGATGCCAATGACACAGAAGCATTGCTCAAAGCGGCTACGGATGTTTTTGATCTGACGCATTTAAAGATTGGTCAACCTTTGCGATTTTATTTTGATAAAGATGGAGAGAAGGCTGTGCGGATGGAATATGATTGTAATACGGAAAAGATGATCATTGCTGAACGAGATGGCGATGTGTTTCATGTGCATGAGGAGCAAATTCAATATACAGTTACCGAAGAAACAGCAAAGGGTGTGATCGATAATTTTTTCTATGCGGATGCACTTGATGCCGGTCTTTCGGAGTCGACTGTTTTGGAGGTAGGGGACATCTTTTCTTTTAGTATCGATTTTACAACAGAGATCCGTGAGGGGGATGAGTTTGTCTTTGTCTATGAAAAAAGAAAGCGTAATGGCGTCGATGCACCGGATGGACGAATATTGGGAGCAAAATTCATCAATGATGGTACGACACATTATGCATATTACTTCGATAATGATGGGCAAGGTGGGTACTATGATGGTGATGGACATGTGTTGGAGCGACAATTCCTCAAAGCGCCATTGAGTTATCGACACATTACATCAGGATTTACCGGCGCGCGTATGCATCCGATCACACGCAAAGTATCTGCACATTATCAAGTTGATTATGCGGCACCAACAGGCACACCGGTCGTTGCGTCTGCACGCGGGACCGTGGTGAGTGCCGGCTGGGAAGGTGGCTGGGGAAATATCGTGCGTATGGTACATGATAATGGGTACACAACACACTACGGACATTTGAGCGCCTTTGCAAAAGGCATCAAATCCGGTGTGCATGTCGATCAGGGGCAAGTGATCGGTTATGTAGGATCAACAGGGTGGTCAACGGGTCCGCACTTGGACTATGGTATGAAACTCAACGGGTCACCGATCAATCCGCTCACGCTTGTGCAACCAAAAGGCGCGCCACTCGCGGATGATAAAATGGAAGCATTTAACGCGATGAAAGAAAAATATAAGGATATTTTGCAGTAA
- a CDS encoding DUF2238 domain-containing protein — protein sequence MDKKQKCVGILFVVYVILFSVLAIHPYDRATWFAENLTVWIIIGTIFALWVNQIRFSCMAYVLMSVLIYLHTIGGHYTFALVPFDWVTNFFGFSRNHFDRIAHFSVGFYAFAIAEWLWKEKLVANRFLLFTYPVFVIATIAMSYELIEWIYAANADPAAGGAYLGSQGDVWDAQKDMMADTLGAIVAVIIFFVMCRPSLDFLKISFGKKERVL from the coding sequence ATGGATAAAAAACAAAAATGTGTTGGAATTCTTTTTGTAGTATATGTTATTCTATTTAGTGTGCTGGCGATCCATCCATATGATCGTGCGACATGGTTTGCGGAAAATCTCACGGTATGGATCATCATCGGCACAATTTTTGCTTTGTGGGTAAACCAGATACGGTTTTCATGCATGGCGTACGTACTTATGAGCGTGCTTATTTATCTGCATACAATCGGAGGGCATTATACATTTGCACTTGTACCGTTTGATTGGGTGACGAATTTTTTTGGATTTTCACGCAATCATTTTGATCGCATTGCACATTTTTCTGTCGGGTTTTATGCGTTTGCGATCGCAGAGTGGTTGTGGAAAGAAAAACTTGTTGCTAATCGGTTCCTTCTCTTCACGTACCCGGTTTTTGTGATCGCGACAATTGCGATGAGTTATGAACTCATTGAATGGATCTATGCCGCCAATGCGGATCCGGCGGCTGGAGGAGCATATCTCGGCAGTCAGGGAGATGTGTGGGATGCGCAAAAAGATATGATGGCGGACACACTTGGTGCGATCGTTGCCGTGATAATATTTTTTGTCATGTGCAGGCCATCTCTTGATTTTCTGAAAATAAGTTTCGGGAAGAAAGAGAGGGTTTTGTAA
- a CDS encoding ferredoxin, whose protein sequence is MQKNKRSLLMALGGYAIIQLLSGCSSTVIDEGVSQSVTTPSNDATEIIKNDSLAVDVQKCIGCGKCARLASSNFALNSTTHKAEVISQEIISQTSITKAVNGCPTHAITQ, encoded by the coding sequence ATGCAAAAGAACAAAAGAAGTCTTCTTATGGCTTTGGGTGGTTACGCTATAATACAACTATTGAGTGGGTGCTCTAGTACGGTGATTGATGAAGGAGTGTCACAATCTGTCACAACGCCATCCAATGATGCGACAGAGATCATCAAAAATGACAGTTTGGCGGTTGACGTACAGAAGTGTATCGGGTGCGGTAAATGTGCACGCCTTGCATCAAGTAATTTTGCATTGAATAGCACTACGCATAAGGCTGAGGTGATCTCACAGGAAATCATATCACAAACATCAATTACAAAAGCTGTTAATGGGTGTCCAACCCATGCAATTACACAATAA
- a CDS encoding ferric reductase-like transmembrane domain-containing protein — translation MHILFAKISWFLLIVILYMRPLAEITGSKELRQIMPMRKHLGIACGVTAFLHVVLYMIDSGILLTYFTDGIFWSFANLFGWGNIAFVALMIPFLTSNRASQKYFKNRWKKLQMFSYLAFICGGIHVSFATHAIFVGVVPVVGWAIVWGIAQYRRSARKEKTISYNR, via the coding sequence ATGCATATTTTATTTGCCAAAATCAGTTGGTTTCTTTTGATTGTAATTCTTTATATGAGGCCACTCGCGGAAATTACCGGATCCAAAGAACTCCGCCAAATTATGCCGATGCGCAAACATTTAGGGATTGCTTGCGGCGTGACTGCCTTTTTGCACGTCGTATTGTATATGATCGATAGCGGAATCCTTCTGACATATTTTACCGATGGAATATTTTGGAGTTTTGCCAATCTTTTTGGGTGGGGAAACATCGCATTTGTTGCACTCATGATCCCATTTTTGACATCCAATCGTGCATCACAAAAATACTTCAAAAACCGGTGGAAAAAATTACAGATGTTTTCATATCTCGCTTTCATTTGTGGTGGAATCCATGTGTCATTTGCGACACATGCGATCTTTGTCGGGGTAGTGCCGGTTGTCGGATGGGCAATTGTGTGGGGCATTGCACAGTATAGGCGATCTGCAAGAAAAGAGAAAACGATCTCGTATAACCGATAG
- a CDS encoding efflux RND transporter periplasmic adaptor subunit, whose amino-acid sequence MKNFIQKLIARKWLIIGVIVLVGGGAYYYFSQKNNDTAQNTVPTTATVKRGNIEVSVSGTGQVNATSQVDLKPQVAGDGLDIVEVAVKNDQAVKKGDLIAVLDTTDIQKTIRDAKLSVETAQIKVKQTERQFDTKTVDDKYERQLQKNTLIQAQNSLSNAYDDLKDYSIRAPFDGIVTGLDFSAGDSISRDEVLASVITEDVQVTISLNEVDAAKVKVGDTVSLSFDALDGVTAQGTVSKVDTIGVVDAGVVTYDVEITFASPSELLKPGMSASADIEIEKTENVLIVPAEAVKSDGSGSYVLVQNAAEMMQHKTVETGATDDTMVEIVSGLSDGEEIVVSSVTTTNATTAEKETSSSSSSILPVGPGAGGGQRN is encoded by the coding sequence ATGAAAAACTTTATACAGAAACTGATCGCGCGCAAATGGCTTATCATAGGAGTTATCGTTCTTGTTGGCGGAGGAGCGTATTATTATTTTTCACAAAAAAACAATGATACTGCACAAAATACAGTGCCGACAACAGCTACGGTAAAAAGAGGTAATATCGAGGTGTCCGTTAGCGGTACGGGACAAGTGAACGCCACGAGTCAAGTGGATCTCAAACCGCAAGTTGCCGGTGATGGATTGGATATCGTGGAAGTAGCGGTCAAGAATGATCAAGCGGTAAAAAAAGGGGATTTGATCGCTGTATTGGATACGACCGATATTCAAAAAACAATTCGTGATGCAAAGTTATCCGTGGAAACAGCACAAATCAAAGTAAAGCAGACCGAACGTCAGTTTGACACAAAAACTGTTGACGATAAATATGAGCGACAATTACAAAAGAATACGCTCATACAAGCGCAAAATTCTCTCAGTAACGCCTATGATGACTTGAAAGATTATTCTATTCGCGCACCGTTTGACGGGATCGTGACAGGTCTGGATTTTTCTGCAGGAGACTCGATCTCACGTGATGAAGTTTTGGCATCGGTGATCACAGAGGATGTGCAGGTCACAATTTCACTTAATGAAGTAGATGCGGCAAAGGTAAAGGTGGGTGATACTGTGTCACTATCGTTTGATGCGCTTGATGGTGTGACGGCACAAGGTACCGTGTCAAAGGTTGATACGATCGGTGTCGTGGATGCAGGTGTGGTAACCTATGATGTGGAAATCACATTTGCATCACCGAGTGAATTACTTAAACCAGGCATGAGTGCTTCGGCGGATATTGAGATCGAGAAAACGGAAAATGTATTGATTGTGCCGGCCGAGGCGGTAAAAAGTGATGGATCCGGTAGCTATGTTTTGGTGCAAAATGCCGCGGAGATGATGCAACACAAAACAGTGGAGACCGGTGCAACGGATGATACAATGGTTGAGATCGTGAGCGGATTGAGCGATGGTGAAGAAATTGTTGTGAGTTCTGTGACGACGACAAATGCAACAACTGCAGAAAAAGAAACATCATCCAGTTCCTCGTCGATCTTACCAGTTGGTCCCGGTGCAGGAGGCGGTCAAAGGAATTAA
- a CDS encoding ABC transporter ATP-binding protein, whose amino-acid sequence MIKCKNITKIYGRGDSQTIALDDVSFTITEGEFVAIMGPSGSGKSTLMHILGALDNPTSGTYLLGGQDVSQLTEDELSVIRKEKIGFVFQAFNLLPRATVLRNVMLPLIYSEVPKKERKKIAEDALRAVQLAEDRWNHYSNEISGGQMQRVAIARALVNDPSLILADEPTGNLDTKTGDFVLKTFRRLNREKGHTIILITHEDEVATFADRTIVIRDGKLVEDYYNREKNEVQK is encoded by the coding sequence ATGATAAAGTGTAAAAATATTACCAAAATCTATGGTCGTGGTGACAGCCAGACGATTGCTCTGGATGATGTGTCATTCACGATCACGGAAGGAGAGTTTGTGGCAATCATGGGACCGTCTGGAAGCGGGAAATCGACTCTCATGCATATTCTTGGTGCATTGGACAATCCGACAAGCGGAACATATCTTCTCGGCGGACAAGATGTGTCACAACTTACGGAAGATGAATTGTCGGTGATCAGGAAGGAAAAGATCGGGTTTGTTTTTCAGGCATTCAATCTTTTGCCACGTGCAACAGTGTTACGTAACGTAATGTTGCCACTGATCTATAGTGAGGTGCCAAAAAAAGAACGAAAAAAAATTGCTGAGGATGCACTGCGCGCTGTACAGCTCGCAGAAGATCGATGGAATCATTATTCCAATGAGATTTCCGGTGGACAGATGCAACGTGTGGCAATTGCTCGCGCGTTGGTCAATGATCCATCACTTATTCTCGCTGATGAACCGACGGGGAATTTGGATACAAAAACGGGGGATTTTGTGCTCAAGACATTTCGGCGCCTCAATCGAGAGAAGGGACATACGATCATCCTCATCACACATGAAGATGAAGTTGCCACTTTTGCCGATCGCACGATCGTGATCCGGGATGGTAAGTTGGTCGAAGATTATTACAACAGAGAAAAGAATGAAGTACAAAAATAA